One segment of Xiphias gladius isolate SHS-SW01 ecotype Sanya breed wild chromosome 1, ASM1685928v1, whole genome shotgun sequence DNA contains the following:
- the iqgap1 gene encoding ras GTPase-activating-like protein IQGAP1, translating to MSTSDETDGLRPRYGSVLDGVERLTAEEMDERRQQNMAYEYLCHLEEAKRWMEACLDEELPPTTELEEGLRNGVYLAKLGNFFAPHTVSLKKIYDREQTRYKATGLHFRHTDNVIQWLNAMAEKGLPKIFYPETTDIYDRKNMPRCIYCIHALSLYLFKLGLAPQIQDLYGKVDFTEEEINNMKSELEKYGIQMPAFSKIGGILANELSVDEAALHAAVIAINDAIDHGVPEGTLAAMQYPNAMLVNLDPNSASQYHETLYKAKGEKVANSRKRQMENTEAERDIYDELLTQAEIQGNVNKVNVSNALSAAEQALLSGNEDKLYEALKAMGIQNMQPQNKGWYLKQLQADRETKEQASPGEALIKDELQSGVDVANEIAEGYLKMLKAVERINAAIRAGVPEKTVEELMIPDAQLPEVYPGAADLYQRELASLQQQSAEGSLSHPELLVAVEMLSSVVLMNEAMNVGDRAALWKQLSSAVTGLSNVEDEYAQRYMDELMRFKAVAREEGSDYLTWNDIQACIDQVNLAVQEEHERIAAIGLINEALDEGDPMKTLAMLQNPSAKLTDVDPSVAQHYHDKLLEARREKAHETQDPSAVLWLDEIQDAILKANQDTQEAIQFSQSIQAINEAVDSGDAAQTLAALRNPGTGLYGVTSECAQTYQNDLAKIKDEKKKECDNGSDWVKHWVKGGHNYYYNLKTKEGTWVEPEGFLQNNTQLNKEDIQSVVSGVTTAYNREQLWLANETLITKLQARCRGYLVRNGLKERMNFLKSQDPAVTCIQAHWKGYKQKKKFRDRKQYLKDHTEEAVKIQSMVRMHQARKKYRDRLKYFQDHINDVVKIQAFIRANKARDDYKTLISAEDPPMAVVRKFVHLLDHSDQDFQEELELMRLREEVVTNIRSNQQLENDLNLMDIKIGLLVKNKITLQEVVSHSKKLTKKNKGQLSDMMMMNKQRGGLKALSKEKRVKLEAYQYLFYLLQTNPTYLAKLIFQMPQNKSTKFMDSVIFTLYNYASNQREEYLLLKLFKTALQEEIKSKVDQMKEIVTGNPTVIKMVVSFHRGARGQNALRQILAPVVKEIMDDKTLNIKTDPVDIYKSWVNQMETQTGEASKLPYDVTPEQAMAHEEVRTRLEASIKNMKTITDKFLSAIVVSVDKIPYGMRFISKVLKDTLHEKFPDATEDELLKIVGNLLYYRYMNPAIVAPDAFDIIEVSAGGQLTTEQRRNLGSVAKMLQHAASNKMFLGDNAHLNPINEYLSASYQKFRRFFLAACDVPSLEDKFNVDQYSDLVTVTKPVIYISIGEIINTHTLLLDHQDAIAPEHNHPIHELLEDLGEVPTVESLIGENPLPPDDPNKELMGKTEVSLTLTNKFDVPGEANAEMNAKTLLLNTKRLIVDVIRFQPGETLTEILDSTASPEQEVEYQRAMQRRAIRDAKTPEKMKQVKPVVDDSLTLQGKKDKIKSNLQRLAELGKVHPENRYQDLINDIAKDIRNQRRYRQRRKAELVKLQQTNAALNSKTTFYNVQIDSYNQYIKTCMDNLASKGKLSKKPGDNKAKKSKQVSQKYTASRLHEKGVLIAIEDLQPNQFKNVIFEISPSETVGVFDVKAKFMGVHLETLQLEYQDLLQLQYEGVAVMKLFDRATINVNLLIFLLNKKFYGK from the exons GTGGATGGAGGCCTGTCTGGACGAGGAGCTGCCTCCCACcacagagctggaggaggggCTGAGGAACGGCGTCTACCTGGCCAAACTGGGCAACTTCTTCGCCCCGCACACCGTCTCCCTCAAGAAGATCTATGACCGCGAGCAAACGCGTTACAAG GCGACAGGTCTCCatttcagacacacagacaacgTCATCCAGTGGCTCAACGCCATGGCAGAGAAGGGGCTGCCAAAG atctTCTACCCTGAAACCACAGACATATATGACAGAAAGAACATGCCGCGCTGCATCTACTGTATACATGCACTCAG CCTGTACCTCTTCAAGCTGGGACTGGCCCCTCAGATCCAGGATCTGTATGGAAAAGTAGATTTCACTG aGGAGGAGATCAACAACATGAAGAGCGAGCTGGAAAAGTATGGAATCCAGATGCCCGCCTTCAGCAAGATTGGCGGGATCCTGGCCAATGAGCTTTCGGTGGACGAAGCTGCAT TACATGCGGCTGTGATCGCCATCAACGATGCCATCGACCACGGCGTACCAGAGGGCACGCTGGCTGCCATGCAGTACCCCAACGCCATGCTGGTCAACCTGGATCCCAACTCTGCTAGCCAGTACCATGAGACTCTGTACAAGGCCAAGGGAGAGAAAGTGGCCAACTCACGCAAAAGG CAAATGGAGAATactgaagcagagagagacatttaCGATGAGCTCCTCACCCAGGCTGAAATCCAGGGCAACGTCAACAAGGTCAACG TGAGCAATGCCTTGAGTGCGGCTGAACAGGCTTTGCTGAGTGGCAACGAGGATAAGCTATATGAGGCCCTCAAAGCCATGGGCATTCAGAACATGCAGCCCCAGAACAAAGGCTGGTACCTCAAACAGCTACAGGCTGACCGAGAGACTAAAGAGCAG GCGTCTCCAGGAGAGGCTCTGATTAAGGACGAGTTGCAGAGCGGCGTGGACGTGGCCAATGAGATTGCAGAAGGCTACCTAAAGA TGTTGAAGGCAGTGGAACGCATCAACGCTGCCATCCGAGCCGGCGTGCCAGAGAAGACGGTGGAGGAGCTGATGATCCCGGACGCTCAGCTGCCCGAGGTCTACCCCGGCGCTGCGGACCTCTACCAGAGAGAACTAGCCAGCCTACAGCAGCAGAGCGCCGAG GGCTCGCTGTCCCACCCTGAGCTGCTTGTTGCCGTGGAGATGCTGTCATCGGTGGTGCTGATGAATGAGGCGATGAATGTTGGAGACCGAGCCGCTCTCTGGAAACAACTGTCCAGCGCTGTCACTGGACTCAGCAACGTGGAGGATGAATATGCACAGAG GTATATGGATGAGCTGATGCGTTTTAAGGCGGTAGCCAGGGAGGAGGGCAGTGACTATCTGACCTGGAACGACATTCAGGCCTGTATCGACCAGGTCAACCTGGCTGTGCAGGAGGAGCATGAAC GTATCGCTGCCATAGGACTGATCAATGAGGCCCTGGATGAAGGGGATCCCATGAAGACCCTGGCCATGCTGCAGAACCCCTCGGCCAAGCTCACAGATGTGGACCCGTCTGTGGCGCAGCACTACCATGATAAACTGCTGGAGGCCCGCAGAGAGAAGGCCCAT GAGACCCAGGACccctctgctgtgctgtggctGGATGAGATTCAGGATGCTATTCTGAAGGCTAACCAGGACACACAGGAAGCCATACAGT TCTCGCAGTCCATCCAGGCCATCAATGAGGCGGTGGACAGTGGCGACGCGGCTCAGACCCTGGCTGCTCTGCGCAACCCCGGGACAGGACTGTACGGTGTCACCTCAGAGTGTGCCCAGACCTACCAGAATGACCTGGCCAAGATCAAAGacgagaaaaagaaagaat GCGATAACGGCAGTGACTGGGTGAAACACTGGGTGAAGGGAGGACACAACTATTACTACAACCTGAAGACCAAGGAGGGCACCTGGGTGGAGCCAGAGGGCTTCTTGCAAAACAACACCCAGCTCAACAAGGAGGACATCCAG TCTGTGGTCTCCGGGGTAACCACAGCCTACAATCGGGAGCAGCTGTGGCTGGCCAATGAGACTCTAATTACCAAGCTGCAAGCTCGTTGTCGTGGCTACTTGGTGAGGAATGGCCTAAAGGAGCGGATGAACTTCCTTAAATCCCAAGACCCAGCTGTTACATGCATACAG gCCCACTGGAAAGGCtacaaacagaagaagaagttcAGAGACCGCAAGCAGTATCTGAAAGACCACACTGAGGAGGCTGTCAAG aTCCAGTCCATGGTTCGGATGCATCAAGCTCGTAAGAAATATAGGGATCGTCTAAAGTACTTCCAAGATCAC ATCAATGATGTGGTGAAGATTCAGGCTTTCATTAGAGCCAACAAGGCCAGGGACGACTACAAAACACTGA TCAGTGCTGAGGATCCTCCAATGGCGGTGGTGAGGAAGTTCGTCCACCTGCTTGACCACAGCGACCAGGACTTtcaggaggagctggaactGATGCGCCTCCGTGAGGAGGTGGTCACCAACATCCGCTCCAACCAGCAGTTGGAGAATGACTTGAACCTGATGGACATCAAAATCGGCCTGCTGGTGAAGAACAAGATCACGCTGCAGGAGGTGGTGTCCCACAGCAAGAAGCTGACCAAGAAGAACAAGGGCCAGCTGTctgacatgatgatgatgaacaaGCAGAGGGGAGGTCTGAAGGCTCTCAGCAAGGAGAAGAGGGTCAAACTGGAAGCCTACCagtacctgttttacctgttACAG ACCAACCCCACTTATCTCGCCAAGCTGATCTTCCAGATGCCACAGAATAAATCCACAAAGTTCATGGACTCTGTAATCTTCACCCTGTATAACTACGCCTCTAACCAGAGAGAGGAGTACCTGCTGCTCAAGCTCTTCAAAACTGCCCTGCAGGAGGAGATCAA GTCAAAAGTGGATCAGATGAAGGAGATTGTAACAGGAAACCCTACGGTCATCAAGATGGTGGTGAGTTTCCACCGCGGCGCCCGGGGGCAGAACGCTCTGAGGCAGATCCTGGCGCCGGTGGTCAAAGAGATCATGGATGACAAAACGCTAAACATCAAAACCGACCCGGTGGACATCTATAAGAGCTGGGTCAACCAGATGGAGACGCAGACAGGAGAGGCCAG TAAGCTGCCTTATGACGTGACTCCGGAGCAGGCTATGGCCCACGAGGAGGTGAGGACAAGACTGGAAGCCTCCATCAAGAACATGAAGACAATCACTGACAAATTCCTGTCGGCTATAGTCGTCTCGGTGGATAAAATTCC ATACGGGATGCGGTTCATCTCCAAGGTGCTCAAGGACACCCTCCATGAGAAGTTCCCAGATGCTACAGAGGACGAGCTGCTCaag ATTGTGGGGAACCTCTTGTATTACCGCTACATGAACCCGGCCATCGTGGCACCCGACGCCTTTGACATTATTGAGGTGTCAGCGGGTGGCCAGCTGACCACCGAGCAGCGACGAAACCTGGGCTCTGTCGCCAAGATGCTGCAGCACGCTGCCTCCAATAAGATGTTTCTGGGGGACAACGCCCACCTCAATCCCATCAATGAATATCTCAGCGCCTCATATCAGAAATTCAG GCGTTTCTTCCTGGCAGCATGTGACGTTCCCTCACTGGAAGATAAGTTCAACGTGGACCAGTACTCTGACTTGGTTACCGTCACCAAACCTGTCATCTACATCTCCATTGGAGAGATTATCAACACTCACACA CTGCTGCTGGACCATCAGGACGCCATCGCTCCAGAGCATAATCACCCCATCCATGAGCTGCTGGAGGACCTGGGCGAGGTTCCCACTGTAGAGTCCCTCATTG GTGaaaatcctcttcctcctgaCGACCCCAACAAAGAGCTGATGGGGAAGACCGAGGTCTCGCTCACACTCACTAACAAATTTGATGTCCCTGGTGAGGCCAATGCTGAGATGAATGCCAAGACTCTCCTGCTCAA CACCAAGCGGCTCATTGTGGATGTGATCCGGTTCCAGCCTGGGGAGACTCTAACTGAGATCCTGGATTCAACAGCCAGCCCGGAACAG GAAGTAGAGTACCAGCGTGCCATGCAGAGGAGGGCCATCCGAGACGCCAAGACTCCAGAGAAGATGAAGCAGGTCAAACCAGTGGTGGACGACAGCCTGACGCTGCAGGGGAAGAAGGACAAGATCAAGAGCAACCTGCAGAGGCTGGCGGAACTTGGGAAGGTTCACCCTGAGAACCGCTATCAGGACCTCATCAACGACATAGCCAAG GACATCAGAAATCAGAGACGGTATCGTCAGCGTAGGAAAGCCGAGCTGGTGAAACTTCAGCAGACAAACGCCGCGCTGAATTCAAAGACCACTTTTTACAATGTGCAGATTGATTCATACAATCAGTATATCAAGACGTGCATGGACAACCTGGCCAGCAAGGGCAA GCTGTCAAAGAAACCAGGTGACAACAAGGCCAAGAAGAGTAAACAGGTTTCACAGAAATACACCGCCTCTCGCCTCCACGAGAAGGGCGTGCTGATCGCAATAGAGGATCTGCAGCCCAACCA GTTCAAGAATGTTATTTTCGAGATTTCGCCCTCAGAGACTGTCGGAGTGTTTGACGTGAAGGCCAAGTTCATGGGCGTACACTTGGAGACATTACAGTTAGAATACCAg GATCTCCTCCAGCTGCAGTATGAAGGTGTGGCTGTGATGAAGCTCTTCGACAGGGCCACCATCAACGTCAACCTGCTCATTTTCCTGCTCAACAAGAAATTTTATGGGAAATAG